CCACTGGACtgatcattttaaaattttaagcATTTTATCTACACTTAATTTAATGGCCCGCCGAGTTTTTGATCAGTTTGTTAAAGCTGTAAGAACACAAGATTCAGACACGATTTTTACGATATTGGAACACGTGCTCACATGCACGTGGTTCGTAAGACGATAAGCTTCTTCATCTCTTGACAATGTTGTCTTGGGGTGGGTACGAAAAGTACGAAGAATTTACCAAATGAATGATTAAAACATTCGCATAAATGAGAGAAGGCAGAAAAAAGAATCGGAATAAAATCGTTGAACTGTTGCCGAATTTCAAACAACCCCCGCTTCTCTCGGTTTTCAAAATGACATCACGAAAAAGGCTATACACGTTGAAGTGTGGAAATTTCGCCCGGGCGAACTGCACAATGGGTGTAGAAGCTTTACCTGTTGccactattttttttaatttctaaatttcgattgttgattttttttgttaactaTGCCGTTTAAATATAGTTATCTACACTTTCCGCTGTGCGACTACCCTCAATATTAATAAATATATCGTGCAGTAGCGGCATgattttttccgtttcgttccgtgaGGCATATCGTGTCTGCAGAAATGATCTTATAGCTACAATCACTAACTAACGTCCTAGTCACAATGTTGTCTAGGAGCATATTACAAATCCTAGAACTGTTGCTAAGTGCACTGAACTCATCCCTAAATTTCCCTACAACTACAGAATTAAAATTAGATTTGCTTTAGCGGAACTGCACATaatttcagttaaatatcttgaTTATATGGAAATATTTTGGTAGTTTTCCGCATGTCCAGCTCCTTCGAATCGTCTTTCTCGCGATATcaacaattgtttttttatcgCTCCGTTtagaaaatttgaaaatttttaaaaaatccgcGCAGTCATTTGACAGAAGCTGTCACTCGGTACACCCCGATTAACAAAGGGTACGTAATGTGGTCGCTTAATGTTTAAGCGGCCACTAAGCGGCCAGATTTCTGAACCTGCCATACAAAGTGGCCGCTTAAAACTTAAGCGGCCACATTGCATACCCTTCGTTAATCGGGTAGAAGgtaaaaaatgagaaattagTTTTTTCGTCAACTTTTTGtagaaaattgtaaaattgctcctgaaaatccgcctttcttCGCTGCACTCCACGATCAGGGGCCTGTTATTCCGTGGTACTTACGCGTAAAGTGAAACATTCTCCGTTCGTGGCTCCCGTTTTCAGGTTTGTGTTTTGGTCGTCGAACTCGCGGAACAAAAACTAATCGTCCGTGTTATCCGTATCTTTTCTGGCAGAAATTAGGTGGCTGAGATGGGGGAAAAGATGGATACCTCAAGTCAACCGAACCCGCTGGCGCTGAAGACGAACGCGCACATCGAGAAGGTGTTCCTGATCACGTTGAACAAGAATCCGCAGAAAAACAAGCAGCTAGTTTACATGGAGGATGTGGCGCAGGGTGTGGAGAGTGGGCTCCTCGATCTGGAAATCCTCGAACAGGCCCTTTTTGAGCGGATCCTGCTGTTCAATCCGGCCGAATATCTGCTCCCCAACAACATCACAACCCCGGAAACGGCCCAAATCTCGGAAACCAAGGTCCTGCTCTACCTGTACGGTTGTTTCGCTCGCAACGAGAAACCGATCGAGAACGGGGACAGTGTGGGGTTGGAAAATCAGCAAAAGATGAAGGCACTCATCCTGCGAAATACGTGCACCTCGCTGAAGCAACCGGAACTGTACGAGGGCCAGAATCTGCCGAATCAACTGTTGGACATCTTCAAGCAAGCGGAATTCGACGACCAGCAATCGATACGGGCGCAATTCATCTCGGAAACGGTCCGTGAGATATTTGCCGACTCGGAAAGCGAAGAGGAAGGTTACGTCGTGATACGGAGCATCTTCGGACCGATGCTAGTGGATGTGCTGAAGGCGCTGCGCACCGCATCACTGATCAGCATGGAACGCTGGGTTATGCCCTTCCTGCAGGTGTTCCCAAGCGATAAGACGAACCCCAGGTTGGCACACATCTTTCTCGattacaccacaccaccggccgGATCGGAGGGGATAAAATACTCGGAATCATTGCTCGGGCAGCTACTGTCCCTGTCCATCATGCCACGGAACCATAACGGTCCGTATGAATACTACGAAACGTCCGTCATCAGTAACCGAACGGTGTGCGATAACTTCTCGTCGAATCTGTGGGATTACACCAAGGTGCATCTCGAGATGATGCACGGATTCGTGAAAAGCTTCCTACTGCTTGGTGGAGAAGTCCGCGCAAAGATTCTGGATTGGTTTGGCAAGTGTTTGCACGCGAACGTTCCCCGTGGTCAGATCTGGAACACACACCATGGGATGGGTATGTTTGGCAATCAAACGACAGCTCCCGATTCTTTTAGCATCAATCTGGCCGGAGTGCTGCTGCGACTCTGTCAACCGCTACTGAAACCGCAGCTTAAGGTTCTGATCGTCGATCCGACGTATTGTGCGGTCCGGGAGGCGGACAAACAGGCGAAAGGTGTCCACATGATCGACACGGAGAAGGAAACCTGTCTGCTGCCGCTAGAGAATGATCAAGAGGCACGGTTAGAGGCGGACAAGTATAACTTTGTCACCGAGTGCTTCTTCATGACCCACAAAGCGATCGATCTGGGTTATCGCGTGTGTATCGAGAAGTTTTTCCGCGCTAACCGTGAGCTGCACCGACTGCAGACGATGTACCAAGATGCGTACCTACAGAATGGGGCCGATGCAGCGAACGATCTGATGCAGATGCTCACCTCACATACGCAGCAATTCCTCTGTCTACAGAATGTGCTCCTCGAACCGGTCACCGataagctgctgctacagttCTACGAAGCATCGGCCATCTGGTTAACGCAGCTCAGTGCCCGCGATGCGCGCCGGATCGATGAGCTCGGCAGTGCGACCGGCTATGCGCCACAAACGGTTGAAGAAGTGCAGCTGCCCCTGGCCAGCGATGGTGTGTCCCGTGTTCTGAAGTGCATTCCCGAGTACATCATGGAAAACATTGTGGGTTATTTGCAGTTTTCGAGACACTTTGAAAGCCAACTGTTGCGGGTTCACGTCGAGGCACAGAATTCCATCTTCACGATGATCCTCATCTTTATGGGCAGCTCGGAGCGTATTCGCAATCCGCATCTGCGCGCCCGGATGGCCGAGGGATTGGAGAGCTTGCTGCCGAAGGAAACCGATAGGGGAGGGTTCAGTTTCAGTGCTGCGTTGTTCACCAACCATCCGCACCGGTTGGAAATCATTCCGAATTTGTTGCGCGTTTTCGTGAGCATCGAAATGACGGGCCAAAGTGTAcagtttgagcaaaagtttaaCTATCGACGTCCGATGTACGCTATTATGGACTATCTGTGGAAAATTGATGAACAGCGGGAGCGGTTCCGTGAGTTGGAACGGCTCGCCATCGTCAACATCGAGGCTGAAGATCCACCGATCTTTCTGCGCTTCATCAATCTGTTGATCAACGATGCCATCTTTCTGTTGGACGAATCGCTCAGCAATCTGCAGCAGATCCGCCAGATGCAGGGTGCACAGGATGCGGGCGAGTGGGAGCAGTTGCCACAGAACGAACGCCAGCAAAATGTGGCCAACCTGCGGCATCTGGGTATGCTGGCGCGGTTCGATAACATTCTGGGACGCGATACGATCAACATTCTGCAGCTGCTGACGTCGGAGACGAAATCGATCTTCTGCCACTCGTCGATGGTGGACCGGGTGGCGGCCATGTTGAACTACTTCCTGCTCAATCTGACCGGACCAAAGAAGGGTAACTTTAAGGTGAAGGACAAGGGTGAGTTCGAGTTTGATCCGGCCAAAACCGTGCTCGAGATATGCCGCATCTACGAGAATCTGAAAGAGTGCGATGCGTTCTGTTTGGCCGTATCGCAGGACGGTCGCAGCTACAGTCCACAGCTGTTCGAGTACGCGGAACAGGTCCTCAGTAAGTGGCccctttctttccatttcctttttcgttgtcTATCAATGcacttttttccgtttttctccgTGTAGCTCgtatcggtggtggccaattgATTGGCGAGATACGCGAGTTTTCGCAAAAGGTGCAGcgtatcgagcagcagcagaagatcgACGAGGAAGCACTGATCGATCCGCCGGATGAGTTCCTTGATCCGATCATGTCCTCACTGATGATGGATCCGGTAATACTGCCAAGTTCGCGCATTACGGTAGATCGATCGACCATAGCGCGTCATTTGCTCTCGGACCAGTCCGATCCATTCAACCGATCCCCGTTGACCATGGATCAGGTGAAGCGAAATGACCAGCTGAAGGCGGAAATCGATGCTTGGGTGGCCGAAAAACGAGCAGCTCATGCAGCAAAGATCGCTGAGGCCGGTGCGCCAGTCGCCGATGCCGCCGCAGCTACCGCCTCTGTAGAAGAATCGCCTAGTGACCAATAGCCCACCTTTCCACCGCTGCAAACCTAGCCAATCGCTTTAGCACATCGTTCCACTTTGTTTCCTCTGTTGTTCCTGATCCGGGGGCTTCAGTAtcgtgtatgttttggttttatttttaaatctaGTGCAGGGTTTTCGCTAATTTTAACCAAATCTAAGCTCTAGCTCGGGACTGTCCGCCGCCGGTAATTGCGGACCGGAACACCATTAGTTACGTATCTTGGAGTGTGTGTAGCTGCAATAAAATAAAGACATGAAGCCCGATCACTTCGTCGGGTGGACCATTACACGTGTACATGTCCTGCGTAGACTGCCATTCACATAGAAGTCATTTAACAAGGGGAAAAACATTTATTACCACCATTAATCTCTTGTTCTGCTTGGCCAGAACAGGCAACACTGTTGCCTACTTTTATCCAGTCTCCTTTGATCTTTTAATAAGAAGTCTACGTCGGCTTGGAGAAATTTCCTTCAAAtcgaagcaagcaaagcatCGTAACATGGAGTTCTCTTGCGGTGATTTATCTTTTGGAACGCAAATCTGGCAGAACTATAATAAATAGGCAATCTGGTGCATAGTTTCAGTTACACGGAGACTCACAGAACTGCTCATAACCAACAATAACCAGCACGGTCTTTAATATCATTCAACGTTCTACCGATTCTGGCATCAGTGCAGCCGCTCAGATGAAGAATTTGAACTCACTCAACGGCCACAACCGGCAAATGGCTCGACTTTTCACGAGACCGATCGGCACCGGTCCGTAATTACGAGAATCGGAACTGTTTTGCACATTATCGCCCTCGATCCACAGGTGGCCTCGCGGTACCGTTACGATGCTGGTTCTAGGCTCACCTCCGTGGCCCATCGTTGAGAGGGTCGTTTCGAATTCTTCCTGTTCATAGATATCCTGTTCGTGGCTAGTGTTCGAACCAGATAGTGGTGCCGTCGGCGTTTCATCGACAGAGCTGCTTACAAAGTCCACCTTTTCCCGTAACTTGGCGACTGTTGCGCTGAGTGCTTTGGTCGTGGTTGCCGGATTTTCTTCCGAAGGGTTCGGAGATGGTATGACCGTAGTGTAaatggtgtgcgtgttggaGAGGGGATTCAGATTAAAGGATGCCTTGGTCATTATGCGATCTCCCGGCATCCCGATGATGCGTTTGCAAACGTGCTGCACCGGATTTGTGGGGCTCTTCGTTATAATGATATCTCCGCGCTGCAGCTTCGAAAGGCGAGGTGTAATCCGGTCTGTAACGAGGACGTTGTTAGTGGTTAGCGTCGGTTCCATCGATGGTCCAACACActgtaaaaaaagggaaatcgcAGGTGAGTTTCACAAAACGGTGTCGATTACATAAACCATGTTTCGGGACTTACGACAACGAAATCGCCGATGTATTCGAAGGTGCAGTGGGTAATACAGCCATACTGAATCACGTATCCGCAGACTCCGAGCGCTTTGGAAAGTAAGTTAAGATTCATACTCTCTAGGGTTGATTGAGAGTTAGTTCCAGTGGCGTTGTAAAaggatttagaatcctttttcgtgttttcagCCCGGTATTGTTGGCGCTGTGGTTCTCCACTTTTCGGACTGCGTTATCCAACAAAATCGATGACAGAAGTTGCAAATAGCTCTAATTCACTCTTATCGGACacgaaataatttaaaataagtAGGAATTAAGCAGATTTTTAAGGACTTTCCACTTTTTGAGGCGAAGACAAAAAACgcgtttgtttacgtttcgaACTATCGAGGTCTAATTTATACTCTACGGCTCGGGAATccaaatttgaaaatttgaaagaCCGTTTTTTACGACCGTCGTCGTACTGGAGAGTGGTTGAACACCATAACGGTACAGAATTCTGCATAATTTTGCAAATAGTTAATGGAAAAATATACATTGTTGAACAAGTTTTGAACTAGTTTCATTCTTTGCAAAACGTCTAAAAACTACAGCTAGGGGCACTGCATGAATAACCCCATTTCGTAAAGTATTTTCCTGATTATTATAGCAATTATATggacttttccttcttttgcaaTATTTTCAGTTTCAATGCCAACatgatcgaagcaaccaacgAGCAACtagcgaagaaggaagaaaccgGGGCCAAGGAATAAAATTATCAATCTAGAATACggtttctttccattcttttcgaACAAGAAACATGAACCAAGATGAAAACTTATCGCTTTTTATTTGTACAGGTTACAACGTTCGATGCCTTTCTGCAACGGGCGTGTTCACCGATCGTCTCTCGTATGTAATCGTTGGGAATCTCCAatcaccagcagcgccagttTAATGTGAGCCTTCGTCTCGATGCTTTTGTCTCGCACAACATCGGCCTGTTTGGTCAGGATCCGCACTCGCAAGTCCACAAATCGGAGAGCCTCTTCGATGGTAAATTCTACAAACACTTTCAGCCCCACGTCCACCAGCAGTCGGTCCACGTTGTCGGCGCGTGCCTTCATGAACATGTTTCCGCCGATGTTGACTTGCGTTTTGAATCCTTCGCCGTTCGCTTTGTTCTTCAGGATGCTTTCGATCATGGTTTTCAGCTGAACATACTCCAAAATCTCCGCGTTGAGCTCCTTCAACTGCGCTTCGTACACTCGCAAATCTTCCCGGAGATGCTCGTGAATGAAGATTTCCACCTTCTCCGATGAGGCCGATTTCATGGCGATTTGTGTGAGACCTAAAATCACTTCGGGAAATACTTAAAACAAGAAATATTCGCTGAATTCCTggagaaaatcgcgaaaataTTTTTCGCGGTCGAcgggaaatcaaaacaaacaacagtgacgggaaatcaaaacaaacaacagagaCAGGAATTAGTAACTGAGATATAAGTCGAGTAACAGACGCAACAAACATTATACAACTAATATACGACTAGGGCGCATGCACCAAAcatattttcagaaatttcGGTTCAATTTGCTCGTTAATTTTTCTTACAGAATTATTTTTTATCCCGCCGAATAGATAATGAGGACGTAGATTCTACAATTGCTAAACTGGCGAACTGAAAAAAGATACCGTTCATGCGGTACACGCGGCTATTTGAAGACTATTCGGAATCGTTATCCGAAAGTGCCCTTATCATACACCGTTTACCGCTcattaaatgaaacaatatttaCTCACGCACGACACGATATGGAAAATTAACGAAAATTACTTCTATCTTGATAAACGCACTCTCCGATGCAGATACTTTGTATAAAAACATCAACCATTCCTCGACGATACACGacaattgaaaaatgatccgCCGTAAGTACATCTTGCTCTGGCTATCACTGGCGGTCGCTCTCCTAGCCAGCGAAGGACATGGACTTGCAGTAAGTAATCCAAATCACACTTGCAGTCAACATCTCGGTGATTGTTAACTTCCCCATCCCCTCAGATTGAGCAGCGGATGAAGCGTGATATGTTGTCGGCAGGAGCGGAGCTGGATATTTCCGGCAATTCCGGTGAAGTGAACCGTGCCAGCATTCCCGTAATCAGCGACATTCAACGGGTGGAGAAAATTGCCGATTTGATCATATCGGTCGGTGAGCGCATCATTCCCGCCTTGCTGGATGGCCTTACCGAGCAGGTTATAGCGGCaacaccggaacggaagctGTCCCGTCAATCGGAGAAAGAAGGACCGGGACATGCCCTGTAACGCAGTAACAGTTTCTATGTctaattaaagcaaaacagcaaccAATACGGTGATCTACATTATCGAATTTATTATCACGGACGCTATCTAGCTTATGGACGGACTACAGATGAGTTCAGAGCACTTCCTTCTATTGGGCCTGCTCGATCGCCTTCGGTTGCGTCTTGACAAACGCCAGGAAGGTGGTCCAGATAAGGCTGAAAAAGCCGGCCACGACGATCTGGTTCTTTGGTTTGATGAGCGAAAAGTTGAACGTTTGCGCCACGGGCCAGTAGAAAAAGCCGACCTTGTAGGTATCCCAGAACTTGGCCAGCACCTCATCACCGGCCTGCTGTTGCGATTTGCGCTCCAGAATGCTCATCCCGTAGAAAAAGAACACGATCGCAAACGGATCGTAGGCGGCCTGTTCCGTGAACGCTTTGGCCAACGACGACCGAAAATCCGTCCGTGGCCACATGATGTTGGCACAGCGCATCCACGAATAAAGCATTGGGGCCGAAACGAACGTACCGTAAAGGCTGTACCGCAGGCATCGCTCCCAGTCGTAGTTGTGGAGCCGCTTCCCTTCGAACGTCTGCTGGATAAGACAACCGAAGGGCCACAGGGCGGAATAGGCGATCATGCCCCGCAGGATCTTGTACTCGTTGGTAATCTCCTGGATGAACTTCCACCACATCTTGCCGCTCTTGTGCTGTAGTCTGGGAACgaaacgagcgaaaaaaaaaataccaagAAACTATGGAGAATGACGTAAAGAAACACTTTATTGcagtcgccgccgctgctggtggtgatgcggattgtttatttaatttcgagCGCGCACAGTAGCCCGTCACCATGGCACTGGAGGcgcaataaaaaatcaataaaattaaagTACACCATCTtgtcgttcgtccgtccgtttgttcgtctgtccggggtccggggccGGGTCCTCCTGTTCTGGGCCCGTGCGGTGGGTCCCGTTGTTGGTCCGTTTGGTGAGTGGCGGGAGTGGCGAATGTCGCGAGACGCGCAACAGCGAGCGCGACCCCGTTCTGTCGTGTCGTTTTGTCGGTCACGGGACAGGTTCAAGGCCTTGGCTTCGGGCGTACGGTGGCCACGTGAAGGTGAGCGTAAATGAAAATTATGTAACGGCACGGATGCTTGGGCGTGTAGCGCCctttaaaaatattacaatGTAGGATGTGCGGATGTAGGAAGtaaatgaatgaattaaaTATTATGTAGATCAACCTCTCCAAAATCATACACATTTATGAGTTAGTAGAAATTAATATTAAAACAACTTTAACCAAACAGAAAATCGAGTTCTTAAAGTTATTGCATCTCAGGATTTCAAATACTTCGAATAAAAATATCTAGTAACCTGATAAAATTCGCCGTTCCTCGTTACGAAAACTAGTTATGGTAATAGTTAAGAGAAAGCCTTACAACAGCTTCACGCTAAGTAGAGCATAAGATTCGCACAAACCAAGGACTTTCAACCCTTCGTTGGGTttaacttttttctttttcttatcttGATGGAGTGGTCTATTCCCCCCGCTAACTTTGCCAATAGTTGGAGCACGGAAAATTAGATTCGTCCTTTATTGATCCAGGGGTCGGTCCCGAGGCCAGACAACAAGCAAAGCTACTACTACGTAGGACACCGGATGGGCACGATAGTGCCGAGAAACCCTTTCTCCTGCGGTTCTCGAGGGCGGTTTAATAATTGCACATTGTCTTGAGGAGTTTGGTTGGGAAAAAGTTTTCTAATTTATGCAGTTGCGTATCCCCACGGGTTATCTGTCCCACTTTTTGCTATCGAACCGGGAAAGGCAGGGATCgcatttttgtgtgtgtatgtttttttttgtatgtccGTGTGTGGGAGTGTGCTACTCCGCCTCCGTTTCTTGCCACGGCCAAGGGGGATGGAGGTGAATATGCCGAGGGATCAGAACCACCCGTGATGGGGTCAGAACCATCACTTGAAGAGTGTAGAACGTAGGTAGTAGTTTGTCCATCGTTTGCGTGCGGCCAAGACAACGAcaaagtctctctctctccttttctctctctctcgtgtatgcaaatgtttgccaatCGTGGAGGGCCAGGGAAGGTAATGCCGCTGTGCCGCTTGTTTGCGCTGTGCTTATCGAagtaataatttattattcagAACAGGAACGAACTTCTCGTTACATCGTTCCTCTTAACCACCATCCTCTCCTCTTCgctcgacgaccacgacgacgaccaccttAACGGACGCACTcacgaagaagcgaagcgattcTGGAAGGAGAAATGGCGACCAAACATGTTACCCAACACCATTTTCTTGTGCATTATTTagcaggcgacgacgacgacgacaacgacgacgacgttgttgGTCGACGGTTACGTGGAGATGTTATAGCAAACATCATTCCCTCTCTGTCGCCGTTCAAAGTTTCGAATGTCTTCGTTCGCTAAAAATTACATTCTCGACCCCCCCACCCGCGCCTGTTTGGAACATGGACAGCGAACGTGTTCCAATTGTCGCTTGGCCTCGCGACCGAGCAAAACTCGAGAACGGTAATGgtcatgacgacgacgacgatgatgcccACTGTCAACGCCATCTCTTCTGCaatatccatcatcatcatcatcatcgtcgtcgtcactccAGCACAAAGAGCAACCGTGAGTGGAACCGTGGAATGCTGCCGCTATACAGCTGTGCATATGATCCGTCCCCTCGACCCCCACCGGCCGGTCCGGACTGATTCCGATC
The sequence above is a segment of the Anopheles darlingi chromosome 2, idAnoDarlMG_H_01, whole genome shotgun sequence genome. Coding sequences within it:
- the LOC125949443 gene encoding protein UXT homolog, whose protein sequence is MKSASSEKVEIFIHEHLREDLRVYEAQLKELNAEILEYVQLKTMIESILKNKANGEGFKTQVNIGGNMFMKARADNVDRLLVDVGLKVFVEFTIEEALRFVDLRVRILTKQADVVRDKSIETKAHIKLALLVIGDSQRLHTRDDR
- the LOC125949433 gene encoding mpv17-like protein, with the translated sequence MWWKFIQEITNEYKILRGMIAYSALWPFGCLIQQTFEGKRLHNYDWERCLRYSLYGTFVSAPMLYSWMRCANIMWPRTDFRSSLAKAFTEQAAYDPFAIVFFFYGMSILERKSQQQAGDEVLAKFWDTYKVGFFYWPVAQTFNFSLIKPKNQIVVAGFFSLIWTTFLAFVKTQPKAIEQAQ
- the LOC125959249 gene encoding uncharacterized protein LOC125959249, producing MIRRKYILLWLSLAVALLASEGHGLAIEQRMKRDMLSAGAELDISGNSGEVNRASIPVISDIQRVEKIADLIISVGERIIPALLDGLTEQVIAATPERKLSRQSEKEGPGHAL
- the LOC125949257 gene encoding ubiquitin conjugation factor E4 A; the encoded protein is MGEKMDTSSQPNPLALKTNAHIEKVFLITLNKNPQKNKQLVYMEDVAQGVESGLLDLEILEQALFERILLFNPAEYLLPNNITTPETAQISETKVLLYLYGCFARNEKPIENGDSVGLENQQKMKALILRNTCTSLKQPELYEGQNLPNQLLDIFKQAEFDDQQSIRAQFISETVREIFADSESEEEGYVVIRSIFGPMLVDVLKALRTASLISMERWVMPFLQVFPSDKTNPRLAHIFLDYTTPPAGSEGIKYSESLLGQLLSLSIMPRNHNGPYEYYETSVISNRTVCDNFSSNLWDYTKVHLEMMHGFVKSFLLLGGEVRAKILDWFGKCLHANVPRGQIWNTHHGMGMFGNQTTAPDSFSINLAGVLLRLCQPLLKPQLKVLIVDPTYCAVREADKQAKGVHMIDTEKETCLLPLENDQEARLEADKYNFVTECFFMTHKAIDLGYRVCIEKFFRANRELHRLQTMYQDAYLQNGADAANDLMQMLTSHTQQFLCLQNVLLEPVTDKLLLQFYEASAIWLTQLSARDARRIDELGSATGYAPQTVEEVQLPLASDGVSRVLKCIPEYIMENIVGYLQFSRHFESQLLRVHVEAQNSIFTMILIFMGSSERIRNPHLRARMAEGLESLLPKETDRGGFSFSAALFTNHPHRLEIIPNLLRVFVSIEMTGQSVQFEQKFNYRRPMYAIMDYLWKIDEQRERFRELERLAIVNIEAEDPPIFLRFINLLINDAIFLLDESLSNLQQIRQMQGAQDAGEWEQLPQNERQQNVANLRHLGMLARFDNILGRDTINILQLLTSETKSIFCHSSMVDRVAAMLNYFLLNLTGPKKGNFKVKDKGEFEFDPAKTVLEICRIYENLKECDAFCLAVSQDGRSYSPQLFEYAEQVLTRIGGGQLIGEIREFSQKVQRIEQQQKIDEEALIDPPDEFLDPIMSSLMMDPVILPSSRITVDRSTIARHLLSDQSDPFNRSPLTMDQVKRNDQLKAEIDAWVAEKRAAHAAKIAEAGAPVADAAAATASVEESPSDQ
- the LOC125949404 gene encoding mitochondrial inner membrane protease subunit 1, whose amino-acid sequence is MNLNLLSKALGVCGYVIQYGCITHCTFEYIGDFVVCVGPSMEPTLTTNNVLVTDRITPRLSKLQRGDIIITKSPTNPVQHVCKRIIGMPGDRIMTKASFNLNPLSNTHTIYTTVIPSPNPSEENPATTTKALSATVAKLREKVDFVSSSVDETPTAPLSGSNTSHEQDIYEQEEFETTLSTMGHGGEPRTSIVTVPRGHLWIEGDNVQNSSDSRNYGPVPIGLVKSRAICRLWPLSEFKFFI